In Asterias rubens chromosome 2, eAstRub1.3, whole genome shotgun sequence, the sequence ttcaatttaacaattcatcaaagcagcattcaaattcgcagacgcttcttgaggcgtgtgtgtcacgaaaatgaatgacgctacgctaaattgaacagagtgcttaacgaatttgactcgacccaagacgaaattgaatggccgaattctgaatttgaaacgcagtaacaactggaaaagcaaaacggctttaattcgaacgcatgaaaattaaattgactgctcatttgccgaatttgaccgagaaaacctatactgaaatatacaatttataatatttataggttttctcggtcaatttcggaaaatgagcagccaatttaaccaccaagctattctatttcgcgcaaaatcgaatgctactcaaaagggtcattcgatttcgttttgggattagtcaaatgtaatgttgcgtcattcgaattaacaaaataatcattcaatttaacaattcatcaaagcagcattcaaattcgtagacgcttcttgaggcgtgtgtgtcacgaaaaagaatgacgctatacgctaaattgaacagagtgctaaaggaatttgactcgacccaaaacgaaattgaattgccgaattctgaatttgaaacgcagtaacaactggagaggcaaaacagcttaaattcgaacgcatgaaaatgaaattgactgctcgtttgccgaatttgaccgagaaaacctataacaTTATTGTCCCGCGTTTCATTGTGTTGACAGTAACCACTAGGTTGCATTCGGCCGCGTATTCTACAACAAAGAGTAAAACTAGTTGAAAAAACCAGTCTGAATCATATCAAACGTATCACGTGTTGTTCCAAGGGGTGATCTACCGGCAATTATGGCCGAATCGAGGTGAAAATCGGTAGTTTTAAAGTCGGGGTTCGAACTTGTACAATGAAAGCGCCATACCGTATAgaaacagttttcgtaaatctgttgttacggtgggattgatgaaaattctgacatatctgtctaataatactaagcttcacactgtcaatttgccaatacattacacattacttttactaaaaatgatggttaaaataatcgaacccatatagtatctcctttttaccgatattaaggggctcttaaatttgtaaataacataagaacatAAGAACTGATAATGCCACTTAACATTTTTGATGGACGTGTTGCATATGTACCTTCTCTCTCACATGGACGCAGCCAACCTACCGTTTCTAGAGTACCCTCTATTAAGCAAACCAACAAGAATTACAAGTTATAGTTCAACCTTAATTGAcaatatattaacaaatgatttTCTGAACCATTCTGCTGGTATTTTAGTAACCGACATAAGTGACCATTTACCTGTATTTCTTATTATTgatcaatttaaagaaaaaaatcaggGTGAACGAAAATATGTCAGACGTGATTTTAACATGAATAACGTAAAATGCTTTAATGATGATCTAAATGAGACTGATTGGAATTTTTTAAAGTCTCCAAATGATATTCATGATATATACAATACTTTCCTAGAGCATGTACAAACATTGTATGACAAAAATTTCCCTGTTCAAGAAATCAAATGCCGTTATGATAAATATAAGTCTCCATGGCTATCGGATGGTATTTATAATTCCATAAGAAGGAAAAATTACCTGTATAAAAAATTTCTTAAAAACCCtactttacaaaataaatcttgttatactgtatacaaaaacaagttatattCTTTAATTAgaatatcaaagaaaaattacttGAGTAAAAAATTCAACCAAGAAAAAGGCAATGTGAAAGGTACATGGAAGCTCATCAATTCATTATTAAATAAGAACAGGCAAAAAGCAAACCCCTCGTATTTTATTCAGGACGAAAAGAGAATAGATGATAACAAAGAAATTGCCGATTCATTTAGTGATTACTTTGTCAACATTGGCACCAGGCTTGCCAGTAACCTCCCATTGTGTAATACAGCGTTTGAATCTTTTCTGAATAACAGATGTTCACATTCTCTTTTCTTGACGCCCATTACGCAAGAGGAAATAGTGGATATTCTTAACAACATTCCTCATGGTAAAGCGTCTGGCTGTGACGGTTTAAAttcttttgttattaaacaGGCTAGTTACTCACTAGCGAAGCCATTAGCTGAGCTTTTCAATATGTCTTTAGCTTTAGGAATTTTTCCTGACGGGCTAAAAATAGGCAAAGTTACACCAATACATAAGAAGGGCAAGAAGCATGATATTAACAATTATAGGCCCATAACAGTAGtatctattttctcaaaaacttatgAAAAGTTAATATATTCTAGATTAAACTCTTTTATAAGCAAAAACAATATTCTGTCTGAATCACAATTTGGATTCAGAGAAAATCGCTCAACTGACCTAGCAATTACGTATGTAGTTAATAAATTATCACAAGCTATTGACGATAAGAACATCTCTGTTGGTATATTTTTGGACTTGTCCAAGGCTTTCGACACGGTTAATCATGAAATCTTGCTTCGTAAATTAGAACACTACGGTATCCGTGGAATAGCATTGGACTTGTTCAAAAGTTACTTATCaaatagaaaacaatttgtttcgtATAATGCTGTCAATTCTATTGATCAACTTATTTCTTGTGGTGTTCCTCAAGGTTCTGTGTTGGGTCccttactttttattatttacatcAATGACATTTGTAACTCATctgatattatttcattttgcttATTTGCAGATGACACAAGTTTATTATACAGTCATAATAATGTAGATGCCGCGATTCAGAACCTTAATTTGGAACTTCAAAAAATAAGTACTTGGCTTTTAGCCAATAAGTTATGTATTAATGTCCTAAAATCTAATTATGTTATATTTTGTGCAAATCAATATAAATATACTCAATCTATTCCCTTAGTTCTAAATGGTATCAGTTTGAATCAAGTGAAAGTTACGAAATTCTTAGGTATATATATTGATGAACATCTAACTTGGAAATATCATATCAATGATGTATCaagtaaattatcaaaaaatgtgGGTATAATGAATCGTTTAAAGTTTTTCTTACctagtaatattttattgaCCATCTATAATTCTTTTGTTCTGCCGTATTTAAACTACTGCATTCTCATATGGGGTGGTTCTTCAACTCGGTGTGAGAGACTATTTACTTTGCAAAAGCGGGCTGTTCGCATAATTTCTAATGCTGGTTATCGTGATCATTCAGCCccactttttaaacaatttaaacttcTAAAATTAAATGATCTTTATTGCCTTAATTTAGGTAAATTTATGTATAAATACAACCATAATGCATTACCTTCTTGTTTTAACTCTTTCTTTACATTAACTTCAAATATTCATTCTTATGATACTCGAAGTACTCGTAACAAAAAACTTTATGTCCGTTTTAACAGAACATCATTGTTTAGAAATAGTCTTGTCCAACGTGGTACTACATATTGGAATAGTCTCAGCGATTCGTTAAAATCTTCACctactttgtcaaattttgctaaaaaaattaaagcacaGTTCTTTAATTCTTAGTTTTGAATGTAAAGTTATGATATATTTTCCGGatgatgttttgtctttgtacctacatgtatcatgtTTCTATGTAAGTCAGTGTTGTGATAGTCTGttggtgtgtttatttgtttgtttgtttcttgtctGTCCGTAGGTACGGGAACAAAAGCTTTTGCTTCACCCTATGCCTAAATGTTGTCCTGTCTGCGATTATTTATTCAACTTCcgtgtaaattgttattgtttttattttatctctGGTTTGTCATTATATACTCATTATCATGTATCGTAACTTTAACGATATACACAAATGTAACTTAATGCAtggcagcattgaaataaatgtgaatgaatgaaaaaaacatgtGTTTGTATTGCATCTCCATGCATAGAGCTAGGACCTAGGTCTATGGTCCATGGTCCGTCCGGGGCCGGTCGTCCGCAGCGCTACAAATTTAAATAGCTTACTTTAGGACGGGAGCGTTATGGAGTTGCACAACACCAGAAATAAGGTGCTTGATACCAAGTAGCCTCATCTTCctagcaaacaaaaacaattttttaccgTCCTGTGTGCTGCCGTCCCGAAAGGTCGCTACTAAGTCATGCATAGCAGGGTGCTTGCATTAAGAGCCTTGGGCAAGGCTATAGATGTAACAGCTCTATAGGAATTCTGGAACAaaagcagaatttgtttttgttgtatgcAGTTGGAATTTAGTTTGTGGAGCGCATCCGTGCACGATGGAAAACGGGAAATGTGTTATAATAGCCAAGGACATCCACTGACGCTTACCCAGGTATAGAGTGCAATACAAATGGAACATTACCAAGAGTGTGCGAGAGTACAACATATGCCGGTGGGTAAGTGTATGAGCTTAACCGTTGTTTCCCTGTCGGTCTGGTCTACTATTATCATACTGATTGAATCAACGGCAGTGGGAAATGGGGGTAACACATATAGTTAAGAAAACACACATAAATGGGCATTCATCTCATCTCATCATCTAGGCATTGTCCATCCACTGCAGGATGTAGCCCTCTGTCAGATCTTTCCAGGTATGCCGTTCCTTTGCTATCCTTGTCCAGGTCCCCCCCACCAACTTTGTTATGTCATCCCTCCATCTTTTCTTCGGTCTGCCCCTGGATCTTTTTCCTACTCGGGGTTGCCATTCTGTGGTTCTTATGGTCCATCTGTTATCTGTCATTCTTGACACATGGCCTGCCCACTTCCATTTCATTGTGCTGACATATTGGATAATGTCTTTGACTTTTGTTATATCCCTAATTGCTTGGTTGGGTATCCGGTCTTGCAGTTTAATCCCTAGCATCCTTCTTTCCATTGCTCTCTGCGTGGTGGCTAATTTCTTGTTTATCTGTTTGGTAGTTGACCATGTTTGGCATCCATATGTTATTGTTGGGAGTACACATAGGTCAAACATTCTTTTCTTCAGGGAAATTGGTAGTTGTTTGTCGCATAAGATTTCTTTGTATCTTCCAAAGAGACCCCATCCTGATTTGATTCTTATGGATACTTCTTCTTTGGTTgtgtcttgcatttttaatgtttggccAAGATACTTGTATTCATGCACTTTCTCTATAATGTCGTTATCGATTCTGACAAGACTTTGGGAGTCGATGTTGGTCATATATTTTGTCTTTCCTTTGTGCATTTTAAGTCCCAGTCGGTTGCTTTCTTTGTGGAGCCTGTTAAATTGTCTTTCCAGGCTTTCGATGGAGCTAGCGAATATAGCCACATCATCTGCAAATCGTAGGTTTGACAGCATTTCTCCATTGATGTTTATTCCTTCCTCCTCCATCTctgctttcttgaaaacttcttCAAGAGTAGCGTTGAAGAGTTTTGGAGACAGTGGGTCGCCTTGTCGGACCCCTCTGGATATCTTGATTTCGGTTGATATTTCATTGTCAAGATGAATTTTAGCTGTAGCATCTGAATATATATCTTCAAGGAGGTTGATGTAGGTTTCATTTATTCCTATGTTCCTTAATGCTCTAAACATTGCTGGATGTTCTATGGAGTCAAAGGCCTTTTCGAAGTCCACAAAGCCGATGTATAGTGGTAAGTTGTATTCGTTTGTCTTCTCTATGATCTGGTTAATTGCTTGCATGTGGTCTGTTGTTGAGTATCCCTTCCTGAATCCTGCTTGATCTCTTGGTTGATTCTCATCTAAGATCCTTTCTATTCTGTTGTGTATTACTCTTATGAATATTTTGTACTGGTGCGAAAGAAGGCTTATTGGCCTATAGTTCTTAACTTCGCTTTTGTCTCCCTTCTTGAAAAGTATGATAATTTTCGCTTCCTTCCAGTCTTTTGGAATCCTTGTTTTGTTCAGAATGTCATTGAATAAGGTGACCATTTCTTGAATGATTACTTCCCCACCTACTACCATTATATCAGTTGTCACTTGATCAGTGCCTGGAgctttgtttcttttcatttggTTTATAGCTGTTTGGACTTCCGAATGTAGAATTGGTGGTATTTCTATTGCATCCGGGCTTGGTATATTTGTATCTTCTCCTGTCTCTACTTCTATTTTTGAAGCGTACAGTTCTTTGTAGAAGTCGGCACATATTTCCAGTATTTCTGTTCTGTCTGTTGTTTTCTCGCCATTAGGTTTTTTCATTGAGCAGATTTTTGGTTTGTTACTGTCCTTGTCGATCAGCTTTGGACCCCTTCCGCTTTTAATGATTGATTCAATCTTTTCTGTCCTTCTTTTCCTTTGTCTCTGTCTCCTTTTCTTTTTGACAAGCTTACTTGTTTCGCAAAGCTCAATCTTCTCATGTAGTGGTAGATTGCTCTTATTTCTCAGAGACTTTCTTCTCTGGTCGAGTGTTTGTATTTCTAGGTCATCCTTTGTTGGAACCTGCTTCCTAGTATCTTTGTCTCGTTTGGCTAGTTTGGTTGATTCCTCTTTTATTATATTGTTGATTTCCTCGCATCGTTCATCTATATCGATGTCTTTTCCTTTTAGTACCTCGAAACGGTTCTTGAGGTTCAGTTGGAATTTGTCCTTGTTCTCCCATAATGCTTGGTTGTTTACCATCATGGGTTTGGTTCTTCTGATTGTTTTCAGTCGGGCTAGTTTTTTGCTGATGGATATTTTTGTTCTCACCATCCTAAGTGGTCGCTTCCAATATCTACCTTGGTGATGACTTCGCAGTTGTGTACGATACCTCTCTGGCTGACTAAGCAGAAGTCGATTTGATTTGTTGTGATGGCGTTTGGGCTCCTCCATGTCCAGTATCTATAATGCGGTTTGTTGAATAGAGTGTTGGCAATGATGAGTTTTTCTTGGATGGCGAACTCTATCAATGTATTTCCTCTATCGTTCCTTGTACCTGTGCCAAATGGGCCAATGCATGAGAATGTTTCatcctgtttttttattccaatttTAGCATTGAAATCTCCCATTACAATGGTGTATTCTGACAGTCTGTTGTCCTGTAGTACCTTGCTTAGGTCCTCGTAGAATGATTCAATGTCCTCTTCACTATAGTCTTGAGTTGGTGCATAGACTTGCACAATTGTCATTGTCCCTTCTTTGATGAGGTTTATATTCATGGAAATTATCCGGTTTGAGTGTTTAGTGAATCCTTTCACATGATCCTTAATTCTTGGGTGAATTATGAAGCCTAGACCTTTGTTGTTTGGATCTTCTTCCATTTTCCCTGAGTCATATATCCATATCCCGTCGTTTGTTTGGGTAAGTCCCTCACCGTGCCTTTTGGTTTCACACAACCCTATTATGTCCCAATTGAAGTCTTCTATTTCTTCCAGAAGTCTTTCTAGATCATCTTGTGTTCTTAAGGTTCTTGTATTGTATGTACAAATGTTCAGGTCGGAGTTGCCTTTCCTCTTTCTTTCAGCCCCACAACTCCCTGGTGAAGGGTTTAATCGTGACGCGTCATGTTGAGGTCTTCCCTCTGAATTTGGATTTGGCATTTTCCTTTGCTCCATTTGGCCTTGAGCGTTACGGCCTCTCTTTTCGTTACTCTTCATATCTGACAGGTTTTTAGCCATACACCGACGCGCTGGCTAGACGTGTTGCCGGTGGGTTTTCGATAAGGTGACCTTCCTGTAGCCTTTGACTGCATCCTGCTGTCTTTCCCACAAGGCAGTGGGTGGGTGGGGTGGGTTGAGGTTATTTATGGGCGCCTCATACTCGCCCGGTGATTCCTTCATTGAGCACGATGAGGTATTTAGTTAGAGTAGCTGCCCCACACAGACTACTCCACCTCACTCTCGGAAAACACCGCCAGTTGGTCCGCGACTGCTTATTTGGCTATTTCGCAGCTAGCCTCCATATCTGGAGGTCACTCCACTATCCGCCACCTGTGGACGCGTGAGGTTGGGGATTGGTCGCCCCcatttgtttgtaaaacaaatccCTCAAATGGGCATTAATATTGCATAATTATTTGACTCTCAATTTAATCCTATGTGCAAGTCCGTGGCTATGGTGTCGTGTTACAGATATAATTGCCTTGAACTTTGGGAAAATACCCCCTTAAACTTGAGTTtcttataatattttataacaatGTCTACGGTTAAAATTTGCTATAACTTCCTGAAACGAAAATGCAAGAACCCTCAACTATGCTTATTTGTTAGGCGATCTGCAGTAAcatagaattcaaactgcctctagctaccgggcaaccggtggtctagttggtatgacactgctctagaattgcaaaggtcgtgggttcaaatcccacccgagttaaatgcctgtgattttttcacaggattcgggaaagtactgagtatacagtgctacacacatcagtatatatgggtaaaaaccaaaaactaataTTCGATCTTATGTAATtgaaaccttttattttgtAGGAACAAGTATCATTAACACTTTAGCAGCTCAGCTGTGCGTTATGGCATCTCAACGAAGACCAGTTCATCACCAGGACGAGGGCCCTTGGGGTTGGGTCGTTGTGGGCGCAACATTTGTCGCCCTTTTCATCACGTTTGGAAATCTAAAGGCTCTTGGTGTCCTCCTCCTAGCCATACAGAATGACTTCAATAGTGACGTGTGGATGATTGGTTGGATGGCTGTCCCGTATAACTCAATAAGTTTCCTATCCGGTAAGAAACTTACGTGACCTTGTCAACATTTGAACCTGGCTTGAACGAGCACAGTAAACAATACccaagttaacaattaaaacgATTGCCAGCAGAGAGCCTGCACTGTTTGCAATTTGAGTTTAATGTTCAATTTCGGTATTTTTGACGCATCAATTCTTCCCAAGGCAAGCATGCCGAGAACAGGGGTGTCAGATTAAGTTTTGTAGTGATGATCTGTTCAACAAGGTGTGTTTTGTGAACAACAAGGatgtttgattattattaataaacgtGGATCATTGTATAGCCAAGGACTGACTCGCAacagtttgttgtgcttaccaATATTACAAATGTTGTGTCTGTACGTGTCATTTGTCATACGTTCTCAGGAAAATAACTCGTTCATCAAACTGTTTCATATAATTGCCCGCGTTTATAGAAGccatttttgttatatatttcaGTTGCGACAGTCATAGCAAAGTGGTTTTAGGTGAAAGGGTGGTTACAAGTTTTGTACTTTGTCTTTACGTATGAATCTTCCATGGTTTATGGGTTCAATACTGTTTGGATGCAGGTCCTATTGTTTCCAGCATAGACGGTCTCGTTAACAGCAGACGCAGCGTTGTTATTGTCGGTGGAGTACTGGGGTCAGCTGGATTCATCATCGGCTCGCAGTCGACTACAGTGTTTACAGTTAACACTTTCTGTTGTCGTTCTATCAGGTTAGAATAAACTTATACTGATGATAGGtcacaatatttatttgtttcacagCGTTCTTTGAATCTCAAATAGCCGAGGTGAAGATTTGAGGTTTCGTTAAACACCATCTTCCCCGAAACAATTTGTGTCAGTAAAGCACCGGATTGTCATTGTTCCCATTTCATTTcggttgttttaaaaacaataatagcAAGATACAATAAACACTAGGTGTTTGGCTTCCGGAGTACAAGCCTgggcgaaaaaaaaaatcattgcagCTTGTTTTATTCTCAAAACACGTAATAAATGATCgacatgaaaaaacaaaacaaaaatcaaaaaaacaCGCGGTGCcaaatttaaaggcacctggaaatagattgtttttccttcaaacattagagtatatggtcctgaacaataaaataattttttgagtaattgtttttgacgattatatgtttaacaaactaaataaagttgtgtgggggtgactccgcctaccccttttgtgacgtcaatcgaggaagactttgcctcgatcgaacatcgaacccacgtacgtgcaagtacattcaaggcctggacgtgagtttgtacgtttgaacaagtttttttcttgcatttttccggcaatgtcaaccaggtgtattgctgctggatgcaacaaaacaactaaaggtggtgtcagtttgccaagtgtccggtccgacgtcttttccagcgctgtgcggcaaacacttcgagccgtcgtgcgtcgagaatccggaatacactacacattttgacatgaagagaaacgttcttttctaaaacatgacaacatcccaataatttttccagctggtggggaagtcgaagaaggtacctgaaagaagtaacgaacctaaaggagcatttgcctaacgtgaaaaaaaatcaggtattgtttcaactttgagggcatgtttttagcttgcgccaagcgtcactatgctgtgttggcactgcatgcaattcatcgcgcctcggacagcgccctctcatattccactcatcaaaacacatattttagtgacaaaagctttatcaAGGACATTATGTATACAAATTGTTAAACAATtatctaatagatgttaaatttgcatcggggataaagaat encodes:
- the LOC117303423 gene encoding craniofacial development protein 2-like; protein product: MKSNEKRGRNAQGQMEQRKMPNPNSEGRPQHDASRLNPSPGSCGAERKRKGNSDLNICTYNTRTLRTQDDLERLLEEIEDFNWDIIGLCETKRHGEGLTQTNDGIWIYDSGKMEEDPNNKGLGFIIHPRIKDHVKGFTKHSNRIISMNINLIKEGTMTIVQVYAPTQDYSEEDIESFYEDLSKVLQDNRLSEYTIVMGDFNAKIGIKKQDETFSCIGPFGTGTRNDRGNTLIEFAIQEKLIIANTLFNKPHYRYWTWRSPNAITTNQIDFCLVSQRGIVHNCEVITKVDIGSDHLGW